Genomic window (Salvelinus namaycush isolate Seneca chromosome 10, SaNama_1.0, whole genome shotgun sequence):
TGCCAAGGTCCGCAAGGCAGAGGCCAAAGCAGTGGAAGACGCCCGCAAGAAGAAGGAGCTGGAGGATGCACTATGGCAGGAGAACGACAAACATGTCCTGAAGAAAGAACAGAGGAAGGTGAGACCTTTCGCACTCCGTTTCCTATTCTCACACGGGGTCAAATAGTCTGCAGTAGTATTATATTGGGCTATATCACAATCCAGTATCTGGCTATGTATGTACAGACACCACACTCTAGAATTGACTGAATGTTGAAGTGGGCCTGATCATTTAGGCTTGACTTTAAATGTCCCCTCTCTGAACCTGCAGGATGACAAGGAGAAAAAGCGCCTTGAGGCCCTGGAGCGAAAGAAGGAGAACCAGCGGCTCTTAGATGAGGAGGCTGCAAAGATTAAGGGCAAGGCCAaggaggctgctgctgctgctgtggtgGCAGGCAAAGTGACTCGGGCCCAGATTGAGGAGATACTGCGTGTCGAGCAGCAGCTACAACAGCAGGAGCAACCCAAAGAGAAAGGCAATGACCTCACCAATATACCTTCAATCATTAACCAGGCTCTCTTTCCTCTCCGGGTTCTGTTCTATTCTCATGGTCTCCCTCTCCTATGTTCGTGTCCACAGAGAAGAGCCACCTGGAGACGCCCCTGGAGGAGAATGTGAATCGCATCATTCCTGAGGAAGGTGTTGTGGAGGCTAGAACCATAGAGGATGCCATTGCCATGCTCAGGTACAGAATACTGTATAGGCATAACCTCTCAATGTTGCTTTTGTAGGGGGTAACAATGTTAAGATTACAGGTGAGAACCAGGGGAGCCTTTCCATTGTTGTACCATACCGTTATCAACAAAGTGGGTTTGGTGCGCCTTCAGAAAGTCTTAACAATTCTTGGCTTTTTTCACATATTGTTGTTAGTCTAAATTTAAAATGTATTggatttagattttgtgtcactgatctacacacccCATCACATcgaagtggaattgtgtttttagaaatgtttacaaattcattaaaaatgaaaatctgaaatgtcttgagtcaatacgtattcaacccttttgttatggcaagcctaaataagttcaggagtaaaaatgtgtttaataagtcataatttgcatggactcactgtatgcaataacagtgtttaaaattatttttaaatGACAACCCaatctctataccccacacacatacaattaggtccctcagtcgagcaatgaatttcaagcacagattcaaccacaaagaacagggaggttttccaatgtttcgcaaagaagggcacctattggtagttgTCATTTAATATCTCTTTGAGaaaggtgaagttattaattacactttggatggtgtatcaatgcacccagtcactacaaagatacaggcacccttcctaactcggttgcccgagaagaaggaaaccgctcagggatttcaccatgaggccaatggtgattttaaaaccaTTGTGATGGGAGGTAATTGACGATgaatcaacattgtagttactccacaatactaacccaaaTGAAAGCGTGAAAAGACGTAAGCCTGTACAGAttacaaaatattccaaaacatgcatcctgtttgcaataaggcattaAAGAAATtcactttgtcctgaatacaaagtgttttgtttggggaaaatccatattttggtggtggctgcatcatgttatgggtatacttgttaTCGGcaagggagtttttcaggataaaaaagaaatggaatagagctaagcacatgcaaatcctataggaaaacctggttcagtctgctttccaacagacatttggagacaaattcaccttttcagcaggacaattactTAAAacccaaggccaaatatacactgcagttgcttaccaagacgacattgaatgttcttgagtggcctagttacagttttgacttaaattggcttggaAGTCTATGGAAAGACttaaatgtctgtctagcaatgatcaacaaccaacttgacagagcttgaacaattaaaaaaataaaataatgggcaaatgttttGCAATCCagctgtgcaaagctcttagacgttcttccactttgacagagtattttgtgtagattgtaaacaaaaaatgtaaatggaatccattttaatcctactttgtaacacaacaaaatgtggaaaaagtcaacgggtgagaatactttctgaaggcactgtataacatCAGTTACTTCTCATACTCTAGGCTATATACAAGAAGATGAAGCAGGCATGGCAGGTTTCATAAGTATGAGGGTCCATAGAGTAGCTAAAGTGAGAGAAGTCGAGAGCCAAATTTCAACCCGTCCTCTTGTGTGTTTCTTTCCCAGCACGGCTGAAGAGCTCGACCGCCACCCAGAGCGCAGGGTGAAGGCAGCGTTCGCTGCGTTCGAGGATCTGAACATGCCCCTTCTTAAAAAAGAGAACCCCAACATGCGGCTGTCGCAGCTCAAGCAACAGCTGAAAAAGGAGTGGATGAAGTCGCCAGAGAACCCCTTGAACCAGCGCTTTGCCAACTACAACACAAAGTGAACCAACTCCAGCAGCAGCTAATACAAAACTGTCTACATATGCACATTGGACCTTACAATGGAAGATGCCCCCAACCTATAATTATTCccccatttatgaatgtgttgcTGGAAAAGCTGCACTCATTTCCTAGGAAGGACCTCCGATGCAAGGAATGACCTTGGGACTTCCGCTTGTTACGTTCCGATTTGACAAGGAAAAGCAAACCCCCTCCCCCAACCAATGTTCCTGATGATTTGACTTTAATGTGCATGTCCACTTGTGAAGCATCTCGGCAGTTTATGGATTTTATTCCCACTGTCAGGTTTTGGCACTTATGTTGAAAAGGGATTAAAGTCATTTATTTCAGTTCACAATACACTAACATATCTAATTCTTTCTGAGAATGAGACTACAGGTATGTGATCTGCACTCTTGCCTATCGTAGTCGCCTCCATTAACCCCCGATGACGATAATAATAACCCACATAAGAAAATATCACGACCAGAGCCAGTTGTTGACTTGTAAGAATACTGGCTTGTTATGAACTGCCATTTTGAGCACCACTGGAAATGACAACCCCTTTCCCTATGATAAAGTGTCATGTGGCACCTGTTCCCCATCCTAACAAGGCCCTATTAGGTGCACCTACTCAATACATCAATACTGTTGTTGCTAATCCTGGTATCATGCAGGATTCAGACCTAATATTGCATCTGCTTTCAGGTTACATTGAATTGCATGGAGATTGTTATCGCTTTTTTGTAAGTGAAATTTGAAAAGACTACAAAATAATATTTCGGATTTCAAATTCATGTAAatctaaatcccccccccccaaaaaaaatgtaatgcGGGTTTACGTACCATTTTCTCACCTTCATGTTTTCGAGAGTTTATGTAGAAAGGCCGTCTCATTTATTGAAAGCATACAGCTCACCACATCTCTTGTCAGTCGTGTTTTAGGAGCTGCAGCTAAGAAGTGTCTCCTAACACCCACCACTTCTGTTTCAACAGCACAATCATTTAGCACAAGTGGGTTTTTAAAATTCACTGCATTTTGATCTACACTCATTTCGCCACTTAAATAGACTTTCAGCCGTGTGCATGCCTTACATTAGTGCTCGTTTTCAGCCAGGTTTCCATCTGAAGAGGATACTGAAAGTGTTAAGCTGTGTTCTGGTTCTCTGTCCTTCTCCTCCCCATGTCCAGACAGGcatttactgcactgctggagctagaaacaagtcaTCTGTACGCGACTAAACTCTGATTTGAAGTGCACACATGTTCACTCCCTTACATAGATTTAAAATGAATAGACTGGTGTAAGGAATACGTGCACAAATCCAGTGCTTTTAAACACATGATGGAGTCAACAAGTGCACACTTACAGTAAAAAGGAAGGGAATTGGAATTCATCTTTTTGTTCCCAGTGGCTCCTGAATTTGACTCTCATGCTATGCCACTGGATGACACTCAGTAGACTACGCTCACATCCTCATCCATTTAGTTAATTGCTGATCTATAAGATATCTTATCAATTTTATATTTATAAGGTGGAATCGACTGTTGGCATTTATACAAGAATACAGTATTGACTGTTGGCATCGACTGTTGGCATTTATACAAGAATACAGTATTGTGTAGGCATGCCTTTTACTCTGCTACAATACTGTTATAGATGCCAATACCATACAGGTGTAAGAAGTTACTGTGGAATATATATAGTCAAAACCCTCTTATCTAAGTAAATCTGCATAGGTAGAGTTCCTTTTTAGTTCAAATGAAAGTTGTAACTGAGAGGACGACCAATAAATATCATTACCATATTTGCTGTTAAAACAACTgtctttttgtttttaatttatgCCACATTTATATTACAATTCACTTGAACACAATATACATTGACCTTTGAAGCTCGGCAACTATTTATTTGGCTTATAACAGTGTCCTGTGCTGCCTTTCTTTACAATGTTTTTTTAAAGCACAGCAACATTCAAACAGTAGCCTGCTGACCAAGCACGCAGTGGTCTTTGTAACTTTGCCTGCCACCAGTTTGAAAGAGCGTAACGATGTATTACTAACAGGAAATGTTTATAGCTTCACCTCAATGGCGTTTTGAAAGTAGCTGGGTGTCAGAATTAATGATAGtttaattatactgaacaaaaatataaatgcaacaatttcaaagattttactgagttagagttcatataaggaaattagtcaattgaaataaatgtattaggccctaatctatggaattcacatgactgggaatacagatatgcatttgttggtcacagataccttaaaaaaaggtaggggcatggctcagaaaaccagtcagtatctagtgtgaccaccatttacctcatacAACATGACACATCTCTttcgcataaagttgatcaggctgttgattgtggcctgtggaatgttgtcccactcttcaatggctgtgcggaGTTGCTGGATTTTGGTGGGAACTAGAACAagctgtcgatccagagcatccaaaacatactcaatgggtgacatgtctggtgagtatgcaggccatggaagaactgggacattttcagcttccaggaattgtgtacagattgtTGCGACATggagctgtgcattatcatgctgaaacatgaggtgatggcggcagatgaatggcacgaaatCTGGCCCTCATGATCTTGTCACTTTATCTCTGTGcagtcaaattgccattgataaaatgcaactatgttcgttgtctgtagcttatgcctgcccataccataaccccgccTCCACCATGGGGTACTCGGTTCACGACGTTGACatcaaaccgctcgcccacacgatgccatacatgtggtctgcggttgtgaggccggttagacgtactgccaaattctctaaaacgacatcgGAGGcgccttatggtagagaaattaacattcaattctctggcaacagctctggtggacattcctgcagtcagcatgccaattgcacgctcccccaaaacttgagacatctgtggcattgtgctgtgtgacaaaagtgcacattttagagtggccttttattgtccccagcacaatgtgcatcagtgtaatgattatgctgtttaatcagcttcttcatatgccacaccttttagagaaataagctttttgtgtgtatggaacattttattttttatttcagctcatgaaacatgggaccaacactttacatgttgcgtttatatgtttgttcagtttatatatgatTGTTCATTCAAATGTCATAACTCCACATGTTTTTGAACCTTCAGAGTCGCTCTTGGTTGGTGAGAGACAATCCCTGGTATCCAATGTGATTAAGCCCTCAACTATAGTAAATAATTACATGAAGCGTAATATAACACTTTTATTAAGCCTATAGGTTTAATTATGTATACATAAGTAAATGGCCTAATGACCACATTAAGGACTGTATGTTGTCAAATGCGTTATTAAATCCAATGTTTTATGATTACTTGCTATGGCAAAAGCCAATGTCACTTTTGGACAATAGGCTGATGCAAGTGCTATAATTTATGACAACTGAATATATGATAGACACTTAATTAATAGCTGTATATAATAGCTGTATATAGGCTATTATTCTCTAAAACAATGCCAGGCAGCGAGTGCTGGGTATGGGAACCTTTTACCACAAAAATGTTGAAGTGTCCCAACCACCCCTTAAATGGGGAAGTTGGTTTGGAGCAGAAAGCTTGGATTGCTATTACAAACCTAAAAACATCCCCTGTTTATGATTCAAGAATGAATGACAACCTGTGTGTCAGGAGGGTATATAACATACATTGAGAACAACAAGTCAGTTGTCTAGAGTGTGACAGATCTGATGTGATGTATTATGTTCAGGTGATCTCACTCACGTGCAGATTAAAGAAACTTTGGCCCCTTCTCAGTTTATCTTTATGATTCCACGCATATTATTTCCTCAACTCTTTCTCAAGCGTATTGGAGAAGAAGACCCAAGGTCCTACACGAGACCTTTTTCTCCAATGCGTTTTTAAAAGGAGAGAGGATGCAAGGAAAGATGAATGAGAAAGAGGCTTTGTATGTTCCTTGTGGCGGAGGAGATAAGAGGCTCTGTGTAGGCTTTTGAACAACGAAACATCAATGACAAGTTTCTCTGACCCCTAATTGACTATTCTGCTTTGAAAGCCCCGACCGACTCCCCATGCACCCAACTGTTCTTTTAGCTATCTATGGGCCTGCTTTGAGTCCATTTATGTATGTGTGAAGTGTGAATTGGTCCTTATTGCTTAGATCTGATGTCACATCATTTTCTGTATCCCGCACAGACCTAATGCTTTGTCCCCCATTGCATTTGCATGCCAGGCCTTTAATAAGCCCAGCAGCTGCCCTTTCTTCAGTTTGAATCCTAATGATCACTTTCAAAGGAAAGCGGCCCTATCTCAAGTGTTGAGCACTAGGAAGTCTGCTGTCTGGCTCCCACTTCAAAAGCCTTTCGAGCGGTGCCCTGCCCCGGCACTGGCCAAGATCACCTCCAAGTTGTGTGTGGCTTTCTAcaaggagagtgagagaaacgTATCTGAAGGAATAAGGTAAGAGTCTCTGGGCTACGGGGGTCTAGTCAGTTATTTCTCATGCTTTGTGTCGATAGAGCAGAGAAAAGTAATAAATGGGAGATTTTTTCTCCCTAAAGTGTCATACAATTGATACATTTGTTAAGCAAGCAAAGAGAGGGTCTGATAGTTGTTCAGTTTAAATGCACAATATTGTGAACTGCATTTAACCAGTTCCTTGTGGAGTTTCTTGAATATTATGTAGTCGTTTGATAAATTAGGCTAGGTTTCTTGTCCCGGGGGCAAGTATCTGCGGTGCATTAGGACACTGTTAGACGGAAATGTAAAATCAATTGAATAATATGTGATTCTAATAATTTTCTAAAATAAGTAGTACTGTGGATGTTTTACCATCACCACATTCTACAAGCTCAGTTGGAAAATACACAAGGCTAAATAATGACAAAGGTTAGCGTACACACAAAGGTTTTTGATATAGTGTATTCAACATTGATAACCCAGTTATGGTTGACAAtataggtttatatatatatataatatatattcctgtttgaggaaGATTCCTATCAGAGGGGTTCATCTGGTTTTGACAGGAGCTCTCCAGTCTCACTTTGGGAgacagttatacacaggtctCCTAAAAATGTTTTATCTGTTAGAAGTCCTATGTTTGATTTGGATCTTTGTTAGCTTTTGCCGTAAAATGTAGAGCATGTAGTTCACTTAAAATGATGTCTTATTGATCAGATACTTTACAGCTTTTAAGAGGGAGTAGTGTCAATGTCTTTGTATAGTATTCCTTCATGTTTTCTCTGCTTTCTTACAGATTATTTGTGTGTGAACCCAGCGCTCTTTTAGCTGGATGACTGTAATACACCATGAATATGGATGCAGCAACCTGAATAACCTGATGAAATAGGTTATTAATAATATTATGGACTGAAtctgatttttttttcttcaataatGATCAACAATGCATTGGCTATTGCACATGGTTATACCAACGTAAGCAGTTGGGGTGAAAATGCGAAACATTTTCATTTGAATCTGGATTCCTTCCTAGCAAAGTCTTTGCAGTTCATCAATGTAAACAGTGTTACAAGTGACAAGATGTTCCCATTAAGTTGCCAGCATCACCGTTTTTTCAAAATTCATAAAATTCATAAACAATTCTTAGTTAACTAACAAAAACTAAATGTTGATTAAAAAGACAGTTAAAAACAACTAAATGTGAATTAACATTAAGTTAAGCTGCCATCGGATTCCGGGGCATCCCCCAAGTCGGTGCTACACATTGGTAGTACGGAGgagtagctagccagctacttacaGAGTCCATAAGGAGAAGCTGAGGACGTCGGGGACAGCGAGGTGTGGTAAAGGCTCCGGACCGGTCTCTGACTGACTCTGATATGACCACCGACCTCCCTTGCTGTGACCAAAATGctccccccatccctccaccGCTCATACTGTTCTACCTCCATTCTTGCTTCAACTCCCTGACTATTTGATCTTCTTGTATCTCGTTTGGGTCATTGAAATTTGGTTTCTTGTATGTGTTACTGCAATTCAGCTTTTAGCTGCCATAGTACACaggaaattaaataaataattatcatcatcatcatacatTATGAGGCTGGTTCTGGTCAAACCCACCAATGCAACGCGTCGGCTCGATTCAACAGGAGACGCTTGCAACGACCAAGACCCGGATCACTGCAACTCTCGAGGGCAGTCCCTACCAGACAAAGCCCCTGAGGTCATGCAGTATCGCTACTCTGGAACTGCCCTCCAGCCCCAAACGTCAATACCAGAGCAGAGCAATAGCAGCATTTCCACTTCCACTTCTCCGCCACAGGCTACTCCAAATGGAGTCGCTCCACCACGGAAATCTACACCATTAAAAACTACACTGtcaaaactgagcaatcaagaTCTCCTGCTCTTTTGTAGCCAGGTGGGTGGTACTCTTGAACTGCAGCGTGAAAGCCCACTGTTGGCTGAGTGGCATGGGACCACGGTGGGACGTCCTGATGAGGACTGTGGCTCTGTTTGCTATTCTCCTAGTACAAAACATGGATCAGAGGTGGCCGGTTTCCAGCCACAATCAAAGCAGGGCTTCTTAAAGGACTGCCTCTCCACATTCTCCAAGAAGGGAACTCCTCCTTCTCTACAGTATACCCACTCCTATCCTCAGAACTCCCTGGTGTCATCGTCATCCCGGTTTTTCAGGCAGAAACCAAGTCAAGAGGATCCCTCAACAGAGACTGTCAATCACGAGAAGGATAATTTCACATCCCGATGCAGAGGAGAAGACGGGCTGAAGGAGTATAATCAATGGCAGCAGCAGACCCATAATCATTTCAAGATTAAAGAGCATAACCTACCACCAGTCTCGACTACTGAAAAAACACAACCTTCACTCAATATACCTCTGAATGGCAATGAGTCAAGTAAAGTTAGGCAGCTCTTGGTTTTGTCTAAATCTCAGGACCAACAGCAACTTCCCTTAGATACACAACACCAATGGACGCTAGGAAACGGTTTACCTAGCTGCTGTGCCAATGAGTGTGGAGTACATTGTGGAAGCCAACAACCTTACTTAAACCAGCAACTACAGCAACACCCTCAAAGGCAGCATTGTTGTGACCATCTTAGCATCCTAAAATGCCATCAGTGTTCTCTCTACCCATCCAGCAGCAGCCCACGAGTGAAGAATTCATTCCCGGCTACTAGCGACAAAAGCAGTGTTCACTCCTCTTCCAGTAGCCAGCGGTGGCCGGAGAACCATCAACTAGAGGGAGAAGGGCAACGACAAGGGGAGCAACAGGTACATCCTCATACCAAAAAGGTTGGCCATGTTGGTTCAACGCCTTCCCTGTCCAAGAGCAGTAGCCCACTCCCACCCGACACAGTTGTGACAAGCGCTAAATACAATGGGGATGTTGGGAGACCCCTGAGCAGCTTAGGAGCTTCGCCACCCAACCTTTCAGAGCTGGACTCAGCGAGACAAGAGCCCCTCCAGACTCTCCACAGGTCCGTCCTGGAGGAGGTGTTCTCAAAAGGCCTCAGTGAGGACAATAGTAAGGCCAACAGCGAGGGAGGAGGAGACGCGCCACAGAAGAGGACTAAGGACATTGGCTACAGATTGGGCCAGCGTAGAGCGCTATTTGGAAAGCGCAAACAGTTGAGCGACTATGCCTTGATCTTTGGGATGTTTGGGATTGTTGTCATGGTGACGGAGACGGAACTGTCCTGGGGGGTTTACACGAAGGTAAGAAATGTCTAAAGTGCAGTGGATTGACCCGTCATAATGTCATGCAGAATTAGAGGTCTACCATGAATATGAGGCCTAGAGTAATGGTAAGACAAGACATTTTAAAAGAGGGGATCTTAATTGTCTATCTTCTCTGCAGGAATCCTCATACTCATTTGCTCTGAAATGCCTTGTCAGCCTTTCAACTGCTGTATTGCTCGGCCTCATTGTGATGTACCATGCACGGGAAATACAGGTGATATGCCACCATCACCATCTCAACATTATTACAGATTTCCCCCTTGCTCTCTTTTCCCCCGCATCTAAATCTCCTTGTTTGCCCTCCTTTgattacacctacacacacacagctcttcaTGGTGGACAATGCAGCTGATGACTGGAGGATTGCTATGACGTATGAGCGGATCTTCCTGGTTGTGCTGGAGCTGCTGGTCTGTGCCATCCACCCCATCCCGGGCCAGTACATCTTCACCTGGACAGCCCGGCTGACCTTCACCTACACACCCTCATTGACCAATGCCGACGTGGacctcttcctctccatccccaTGTTCCTCAGGCTCTACCTAATCGGTCGTGTCATGCTGCTGCACAGCAAGCTTTTCACGGACGCCTCGTCGCGCAGCATCGGCGCCCTCAACAAGATCAACTTCAACACGCGGTTCGTCATGAAGACCCTCATGACCATCTGCCCTGGCACGGTGCTGCTGGTCTTCAGCGTCTCTTGTTGGATCATCGCGGCGTGGACGGTGCGTGTATGTGAGAGGTACAGGCCCCAGACGCAGTAGGCATTCCATCAACACTGTATCACTACTACCCAGTACATTTCTCAGTGAATTAGATCCTTATGTAAGATTAATGGCTCTCTTGATTAGGGTTAGCTCAAGATGTTGATATGGACTTCTACTATGCCTCTTTGCTTTATATATAATGAAGCATACATAAatgtatagaatacagtataagaTGTTATACTGTAAAAAAGAGATACGTGTTTATTATAATACATGTATATTTCTTGTTCCTCCAGGTATCATGACACACAGGAAGTGACCAGTAACTTCCTCGGGGCCATGTGGCTCATCTCTATCACCTTTCTCTCCATTGGTTATGGAGACATGGTCCCTCACACTTACTGTGGAAAGGGTGTGTGTCTACTGACTGGAATCATGGTATGTTTCCTATGCATCCGCAAGTGTCAAAAGAGATCTATGACATTCAGGATGAGGCAGCTCTAAGGTGTTAAGTTCGAATTTCTCAGAGTAAAAACTCTACGGACACTttgaaagcttaaccaagtttattcttcccagaggatcgatacagctgcattagacaaaaacCTTTTCACACAAACACTGATATGTAACCCTTCCTcctaggctgagtctcctccGACACGTCTGTACAAACATTGTATCTTTACTGCTAGGCAGGACACTTAAGTGATACGGGCCATAAACTTTTCTttctcccttaacgtgacctgacctcgacccccttcatcactaatccaatggttctctccccttatcaatgcctgccactttccctacactcagtacattccaagcttaattgcacaCACAATATACCTTCCTTCTACAGATAagcattaacttctggtgtagaccctctaaaCCTAAACACTCAATATTTCAATATGATACCTGATAGTTAACCCTATCCCAAGTTTAGGAGTTAGTACCCAGAACCAGATCAGGGTAATCCGAGAACAGGTTTGTAGTTGGATGAACTATGGTGATAATACTGATACACTGACCATACTGGCAACAGCAACAAAACAAACATATACGCTACATGTGTTATTATATTGAATAAATAATATCTAATGAGATATTGTAGATATTTttcaaataaaggtaaaataaatatataaagacaacacttTTACTCATGAAAAAGTATTACTGCCTTTGTCTTTTCTCCCCAGGGGGCTGGCTGCACTGCACTGGTGGTTGCTGTAGTTGCCAGGAAGTCCGAGTTGACCAGAGCTGAGAAGCATGTTCACAACTTTATGATGGACACTCAGCTCTATAAACGAGTAAGTGGACATTAGAGGTCTTCATGGCTCCAAAATGTTGGGCCTGACCCAAACTGAACCCTTGTATTTATGACCCTAACCTGATACGTTTCGGATTATCAAAATGTTTTATGAAGAGACATTATAAATAAAGAAAATGCCCCCCAATCAGCAACCCAGTAAGCAAAATGTTGTTGACAAGACGTTGAAGATGCGTCTTTGTCTGACATTGAAGCCACTTTAGTTTTCAGTTCTAAGTGAAAGTTTAAAAGACGTATTGTAAGACATTATCAAGGCATCTTTTTACAGATGTTGAACAGACGACTCTGCCGGTAGTTGGAAAGACTCTGCCGGACCTCCTATTGACATCCAGTTTTAGTTGAAAATACGTCTATTTTGGTTGTTGTTTCTACGGCAAAATATCAAAGAAGAAAACACCATGCCAAGTTATTATGTCccaataaaataacaaaatgggGCAAAAT
Coding sequences:
- the LOC120054700 gene encoding coiled-coil domain-containing protein 124-like; translation: MPKKFQGENSKAVTAKVRKAEAKAVEDARKKKELEDALWQENDKHVLKKEQRKDDKEKKRLEALERKKENQRLLDEEAAKIKGKAKEAAAAAVVAGKVTRAQIEEILRVEQQLQQQEQPKEKEKSHLETPLEENVNRIIPEEGVVEARTIEDAIAMLSTAEELDRHPERRVKAAFAAFEDLNMPLLKKENPNMRLSQLKQQLKKEWMKSPENPLNQRFANYNTK
- the LOC120055174 gene encoding small conductance calcium-activated potassium channel protein 1-like, whose translation is MRLVLVKPTNATRRLDSTGDACNDQDPDHCNSRGQSLPDKAPEVMQYRYSGTALQPQTSSPRVKNSFPATSDKSSVHSSSSSQRWPENHQLEGEGQRQGEQQVHPHTKKVGHVGSTPSLSKSSSPLPPDTVVTSAKYNGDVGRPLSSLGASPPNLSELDSARQEPLQTLHRSVLEEVFSKGLSEDNSKANSEGGGDAPQKRTKDIGYRLGQRRALFGKRKQLSDYALIFGMFGIVVMVTETELSWGVYTKESSYSFALKCLVSLSTAVLLGLIVMYHAREIQLFMVDNAADDWRIAMTYERIFLVVLELLVCAIHPIPGQYIFTWTARLTFTYTPSLTNADVDLFLSIPMFLRLYLIGRVMLLHSKLFTDASSRSIGALNKINFNTRFVMKTLMTICPGTVLLVFSVSCWIIAAWTVRVCERYRPQTQYHDTQEVTSNFLGAMWLISITFLSIGYGDMVPHTYCGKGVCLLTGIMGAGCTALVVAVVARKSELTRAEKHVHNFMMDTQLYKRVKNTAANVLRETWLIYKHTKLVKKIDHARVRKHQRKFLQAIHQLRRVKLEQMKLTDQANTLVDLAKTQNMIYDLVSDLQLRSEELDRRIGSLDDKLDSILVNLQALPSLLSQAVTQQHKDFLDCLAHRVRKASSESELHWVPARCQRSLSTAPQTIPYS